In Lapillicoccus jejuensis, the DNA window CGGGTGGTCCTGCGCCGCGACCGGCCAGGTCGTCACCTGCAGCCGGGCCGGCGCGCTCGCGGTCGGGGTCGCCGCCCAGGTCGCCCTCGACGTCGAGGTCGGCGCCGCCGCCGCTCCCGGCGTCACCAACTCCGCCGTCGCCTCCGCCCCCGGCGCGACCCCGACGACCGCCGAGGACACCGCCCCGGTGACGCCGCTCAGCCGGCTCACCCTCGCCAAGACCCTCGCCGACCAGCACGGTGACGACGTCACCTACCGGCTCGTCGCCACCTCGACCGGCCCGAACCCGACGACCGAACCGGTCGTCCTCAGCGACCCCGGCGCCACCGGCCTGCGCCTCACCGGTGCCACCGGCCAGGACTGGGACTGCGGCCTCGCCTCCGGCACGGTCACCTGCCGGTACGACGCCCCGCTCACCCCCGGTGCGTCGGCGCCGCCGGTGACCGTGACCGGCGTACTGACCGCCCCTCCCGGCGCGACCGTGCGCAACGTCGCCTCGCTCACCGGCGGTGACCCGCAGGGGGCGACGACGCCGAGCAACCCCGCGTCCGCGGTGGTGCCGACCCCGCCCACTCCGCCGACTCCGCCGACCACGCCGCCGACCACGCCCCCGACCACGCCGCCGTCGGAACCGGCACCGGTGCCGCCGGTCCTCGTGCCGGTGGTCGGCGCCCCGCACGTCCCGGTCGCCCACCCCGTCGCGCGCCCTGCCCCGGTCGCCCGCCCGAGCCTGCCGCACACCGGCGCCGACCTCGGGCCCGAGGCGCTCCTCGGCGCACTGCTGCTGGGCTCCGGCGGCGTCCTCGTCCTCGCCCGCCGCCGCCGCGCCTGACCCCTGCGTCCGCACCGACCGGGCGCCGGTGCCCCACGGATGCGGACGCCAGGACGCTGCCGACGAGCGGGCTAGGCGGCGACGTCCCGTCGACGCCGCAGGGGGGCCTGCGTGACCGACGGGCGGGCGTCGTTGTGGTCGCCCGGGGACAGGTCGACCCCCGGGGCGACGACCTCGTCGACGGCGTCGAGCACGTCGTCGGTGAGGACGACGTCCGCGGCGGCCAGCTGGCTGCGCAGGTGCTCCGGGGTGCGCGGCCCGATGACCGCCGAGGTGACCGCCGGGTGGGCCGTGACGAACCCCAGCGCGAGCTGGATGAGGGTGAGACCGGCCTCGCGGGCGATCCCCTCCAGCTGCTCGACCGCGTCGAGCCGCGCCCGGTTGGCCGGGGTCGACAGGTCGAACCTCGCCGGCATGAAGCCGGCGCGGTTGGTCCCCACCGCCTCGCCGCGCCGTACGGCGCCCGAGAGCCAGCCCGACGACAGGGGGCTCCACACCAGCACCCCCAGGCCGTAGCCGTCGGTGACCGGCAGGACGTCGGCCTCGGCGCCCCGGTTGAGCATCGAGTAGTGCAGCTGCTCGGTGACGAAGGGCCGCAGGTGGTGCGTCCGGGCCGCCCACTGCGCCTCGACGATGCGGTAGGCGGGGTAGCTCGACGAGCCGAACAGGCCGATCTTGCCGGCGCGCTGCAGGTCCGTGAGCGCGGCCAGGGTCTCCTCGTCGCTCGTCGTGGGGTCCCAGCGGTGCACCTGGAAGAGGTCGACGTGGTCCGTGCCGAGCCGTCGCAGGCTCGCGTCGACGGCGTCGGTCAGCCAGCGCCGTGAGGCGCCGCGGTGGCGGCGGTCGTCGTCCACGGGGAGGCCGGCCTTGGTGGCGAGGAGCACCTCGTGGCGCCGCCCGGCCAGGGCCCGCCCGACGATCTCCTCCGACTCGCCGCGGCCGTAGACGTCGGCGGTGTCGACGACCGTGACGCCGGCGTCGAGCGCCGTGCGGACGAGGTCGGTCGCCGCGTCCTGGTCGACGTGGCCGAGGGCGCCGAAGTTCATGGCTCCGAGCGAGAGGGAGCTGGCCTGGACACCGGTGCGGCCGAGAGTGCGGTACTGCATGGGTCACCTCGTGACATCATTGAAGCGGAACGTTGTTCCACCAACGTACGGAACGTTGTTCCGCTTAGTCAATCCCGAGGTGACCTCGATGCCCGGTCCTGCGTCCGCACCCCCGCCCACAGCCCGTCGGGCCGACGCCCGGCGCAACGCCGACGCCCTCGTGCAGGCGGCGGCCAGCGTCTTCGTCGAGCGCGGCGTCGACGCCCCGGTGCGCGAGGTCGCGGCCCGCGCCGGCGTCGGGGTGGGCACGATCTACCGTCACTTCCCCACGCGGGCGGAGCTCGTCGTCGCCGTCTACCGGCACCAGGTCGACGAGCTCGTCGACCGGGCGGCGGCCGCCCCGGACCCCGGCGCGTCGCCCGCCGACACCCTGCGGGCCTGGGTGCACGCCTTCGCCGGGTTCCTCGTCACCAAGCACGGCCTCGCCGGGGCGCTGCACGCGGACGACGAGTCGTCCGCCGCCCTCCACGCGCTCGTCACCGACCGCCTCGTGCCGGCCTTCGCCGCGCTGCTCGACGCCGCCGTCGAGGCAGGCGAGGCCCGGGCCCCCCTCGAGCCCGCCGTTCTGCTGCGGGCCATCGGCAACCTCTGCATCGGTGCCGACCCGCAGGGCCCGGTCGGCGGGTACGACGCGCACGCCGTGGTCGACGTCCTGCTCGACGGCCTGCGCCGCCGCTGACCGGGACGTCCGCAACTGTGGGGCACCGGTGCCCCACGGCTGCGGACGCTAGGAGCCGGCGGCGGCGAGGGCGCGCTCGCCGAGGGCGCGGACCGCGCCCTGCAGCTCGGGCCCGCCGAGGACCTCGTACGACGCCTCGAGGCCGGCGAGCATCTGCGCGTACCAGTGCGGGTTGCTCGTGCTGGCGACGAGCAGGGTGCCGTCGCCGTCCGCGGTGATCCGCCCGAACCCGCGCGGCAGGCAGCTCTCGACCCGGTCGGGGGCGGCAGCGACCCGGACGCGGACGTCGTACTCCCACCCCTGCGCGAGGTGCTCCTCGAGCAGCGCGACCGGGTCGAGGTCGTCGGGGACGAGCACCGGCTGGGGCAGCCGGACGACGTCGCGCATCCGGTCGACGCGGTAGGCGCGGACGGCGGCGTCGCCCTTGCCGCGGTCGCCGCGGTCGGGCCGCGGCAGCGTCCGGCACAGCAGGTACCACCGGGCGTAGCGCACGACGACGGCCCACGGCTCGACCTCGAGGGTCCACTCGCGCCCCGCCTCGCTGCGGTAGGTCAGCCGCAGCCGCCGGTGCTCGGTGCAGGCCCGGACGACGTCCGCGGTCGTCGTGAGGTCGGGCCGGACGGCGTGGTCGCGCGGCGCGGCGGCCGCCGCCTGCCGGACCAGCTCGGCCTGCGCGGCGACCGCCTCGGGCAGCGCCCGGGTGATCTTGGCCAGCGCGCTCCCCACCGGGTCGTCGGCGTCGGCGGCGGCGTGCTGCCCGTCGAGGACGGCCATGACGAGACCGAGGGCCTCCTGCGACGAGAACACCAGCGGCGGGAGCCGGACCCCGCGACCGACGCGGTAGCCGCCGTACGGGCCCCGCTCGGACTCCACCGGGATGCCGGCTTCGCGCAGGATCCCGATGTAGCGGCGGACGGCCCGCTCGGTGACGCCGAGCCGGTCCGCGAGCCGCTGCGCGCTGATCCCCGGCGAGGACTGGAGGAGCTCCAGCGCGAGCAGGGCGCGCGAGGTGGGGCTGGTGTCCAGGGCGGCGCCGACCGACATGCCGACGATGATGCCGCACCTTGTGGAAGCGGACCGTCCGGAACGCCCCCTAGCGTCGCGGCCACCCCGCAGGACCCACACGATCGAAAGGCACCCGATGGACGTCGTCCTCGTCCCCGGCCTCTGGCTCACCGGCGACTGCTGGAGCGAGGTGGTCCCCGTCCTCGAGGCGGCCGGTCACCGCGCGCACCCGGTGACCCTGCCCGGCACCGGCAGCGCGGACCCCGGCTCGGTCACGCTGCAGGACTGCGTCGACACGGTCCTCGGCGCGGCCCCCGGCGACGGGCCCCTCGTCCTCGTCGGCCACTCCGCCGCGGGAGGGGTGGTCTGGGCCGCCGCCGACCAGGCCGTCGACCGGGCCCACGCCGTCGTCCTCGTCGCGGCGTTCCCGGCCCCCGACGGCGAGCCGATCATGGGGATGGCGGTGACCGACGGCGCGCTGCCGCCCCCGGACCTCGCGTCCTCCTTCGACGAGGCCGAGCTGCGCGACACCGACGTGCCCGCCCTGCAGGCCCGGCTCGTCGCGTCCCCCGGCTGCTTCTCCACCGACCCGGTCCACCTCACCGACGACCGGCGCAACGACCTGCCGGTCACGGTGGTCTCGACGGAGTACGACACCGCGCAGCTCCAGGCCTGGGTGGCCGCAGGCGAGCAGCCCGTCGCCGAGTTCCCCCGGCTGCACAACGCGACGTACGTCGACCTGCCGACTGGCCACTGGCCGCAGCTCACCCGACCGGCGGAGCTGGGCGAGCTCCTCGTCGCCGCGGCGGACGGGTCGGCCACGCAATGAGCGAGCCGCGCGAGTTCCATTCCGAGGATCTGACCGGGACGCGCTTCGTCCGCTCGCGGATGCCGGGCGCGTTCTTCCACGAGCTGCGGATGCCGGGGACGACGTTCCACGACGTCGACCTGTCCGGCTCGACCTTCCGCAGCGTCGGCCTCGTCGACGTCCGCGTCGTCGGCTCGCACCTCAAGGGGCTCAGCCTCGACGGCGAGGTCGAGGGACCGTTGCTGGTCAACGGGATCGACGTGACGCCGTACGTCGACGCGCAGCTCGAGGAGCGGCACCCCGAGCGGGCGCTCCTGCGCCCGCAGGACGCCGCCGGCTTCCGCCGGGCCTGGGACGTCATCGAGCAGGACGTGTGGGCACCGACCATCGAGCGAGCGCGGCGGATCGCCGCCACCGACCCGGACCGGCTGCACGCGAGCGTGGGCGGCGAGTGGTCCTTCACCCAGACCCTGCGCCACCTCGACTTCGCGCTCGACTGCTGGGTGTCCCGCGTCCTCATGGGGATCCCCCTTCCGTGGCACGACCTCGACCTGCCCTGGGACGAGGCCGAACCCGTCGAGGGCATGCCGTGGGACAAGGAGGCCCGGCCCGACCTGGAGACCGTGCTGGCCAACCGGGCCGAGCACCACGCGGTTATGCGCGCCGTGCTCGACGACCTCACCGACGAGCAGCTGGCTGGGGAGACGACGCCGGTCGACGGGCCGGGCCACCCGGAGGCCCGTGCCTACCCGGTGCGGATGGTCCTGCAGGTCGTGCTGGACGAGGAGTGGTGGCACCACCGCTTCGCCGTCCGCGACCTCGACGCGCTCGAGCCGTCGCCGGGGCCGTCGGCGTCCTGAGCGACGACGGTCAGCGCAGCATCGTGAAGAAGCGCTCGCCCGGGACGAACGGGTGCGGGTCGGCCCCGAGTCGCACGACGCCGACGGTGGGTCGGTCGCCGTGGTCGAGCCAGCGGTACGACGTCTCGACACCACCGGCCCGCGCCAGCTCGCGGCGGACGACGGCGCTGCGCCCGTCGGGACCCCCGCCGTGCGTCCACACGACGGTGCCGCCCGCCGTGGCGAGCGCGCCGACGGCGTCGGCGATCCGCGTCAGGTCCTCGGCGGCGAGGTTGCCGAGGACGCCGACGAGGAGCAGGAGGTCGGCCGGGACGGCCCCGCTTGCCAGGCGCTCCATGACAAGTTAACTTTGACACGTGTTCGGTGAGCCGATCATTGCGGCGTCGGCGTTCAAGCAAGGGGTCACGGAGGCGGACATGGTGCACGCGTACCGGAACCCGGTACGGATCTGGGACCTGGGTGACGGGTTCACGATGGTGGTCGGCCCGGGCGGGACGGCCACCCTCCTCGAGGTCGGGTACGTCGAGGGCGACCGAGCCCACGTGATCGTGCACGCGATGCGGGCACGGGAGAAGTTCCTGAGGTGATGAAGATGCCACGTACGGTTGACGAGATCCTCCAGCACGCTGAGGAGCTGGCTGCCCGGTTCGAGGACTACGAGCCTCGCGAAGAGGATGAGCTGGACCCCGGCGCGGTCGCGTTGCTGCGCACCGCAGTGGCGGAACGCTCCGAGGCCGAGCGCCACATGATCGAAGCCGTTCGGCGCGCCCGCGCGGCTGGCCTGTCGTGGAAAGCGATCGGCGGTGTCGTGGGTACCTCGGGTGAAGCCGCCCGGCAGCGGTACTCCGCGAAGGTTGCCTGACTCGATCCTCGACTCTCGCTCGACTCTCGCACTCGGACGGCCGCATTCGCGGTGGTGCGGGCAACGGGCCTGGATGGCCTTGGCGACCTGTGCGACGCACGTCGCTCGGAACTACCGTGGGCGTCATGACGAACGGCGAAAATCGCGAGGGTCTGCGCAAGGCGTTCCGTCACTTGACCCGGAACTATCGCCGGATCGACGCGTACAACATGGGCAGGTTGGCGCGTGCAGAAGAACGGAAGAGATCGGCGGGATTGAGTGACAACCCGTTGGGCGAGGTAGAGCACCGTTCCGACAGCGACTGAGCGCGCGTCACGGTGTCGAGTGCAGGTCGTCCTCCCGGTCGTGCCCGGGCACGACGCGGGCGGGGCCCCACGACCGGTCTTCGAGGGAGCCGAGCAGCCGCACGATCTCGGCCGCCACCGTCTCCGGGTCCACGAGGTGGTGCAGGTGCCCGCCGTCGAGTCGCGCGACGGGCCAGCCGTACGACGTCGCCGCCGCCACCTCGTCGGCGTAGGTGTCGCCGTACGCGAGGTAGGCGGACGGCCCGTCCGTCCACTCCGCCGGGGCGGTGACCGAGGAGTCGACGTACGCCAGCGGGACGCGTGGGCAGTCGGCCTCGACGGCGGCGCGGTGCTCCGCCGGGACGACCGCGGCGAGGTCCGCCTCGTCCCACCACCTCGTCCACGGCGGCAGCAGCCCGTCGTCGTCGGCGAGCCCGGCGAGGTGGTCGCGGAAGCCGTCGGGGGCCAGGCGGGTGGTGCCGCGCGCCGGCGGGAGCGCGGCGTCGACCAGCACGAGCGGGTGGCCCGGGTCGACGGCGGCTTGCACGAGGGGCGCGAGGTACCCGGCGTTGCTGTGGGCGACCAGCGCGTCGGCGCGGCACGCGGCGCCCGCCCACCGGGCGACGAGCTCCGTCCCCGACCCCGGGTCGGACGCGTCGGCGAGCACCGCGTCACGGCCGGCCCGGCGCAGCGCCTCGACCAGCGGGCGCGAGGCGCTCGGACCGAGGAACGGGCTCGGCAGCAGCAGCACGGTCACCCGGCCAGCCTGACACCTCGAAGGTCGTCGACGTCGCACAGTGCTCTCCGGGACAACTCCCAGTCTCGGTGCCCAGAATGTCCAGGTGGCCACCCTCACCTCCCTGCGGACGCCCGTCGGCGTGCCCGCCGGGCTGGGGCGGCACCTGCTGGCCGACCTGCGGTGGACCTTCCGGCCGCCGTGGACGTGGCTGAGCGGGGTCGGCGCGAACCTCGTCCTCGCCGCGCTGTGGTGGGTCGTCGTGCCGTTCGTGCACCACCACCACGGCGACTGGGGCGTCATCGTCGGGACCTACCTCGCCGGGTTCGTCCTCGCGGACGTCACCTCGACCAACGTCCTCGGCGCGGACCACGAACGGGTCGCCACAGCGCTCGCCGACGGGGTCAGCCTGCGCCGGCTGCTGCTGGTCAAGAACGTCAGCCTCCTGCTCGTCGTCGCCGTCCCGCTGCTCGTCACGTGCGCCGCGATCTCGTCGGAGCACCGGCACCTGGGCGACCTGGAGGTGGCGCTGCCGCTCGTGCTCTTCCCCGTCCTCACGTGGCTGGGGATCGGCAACCTGCTCTCGGTCGCACTGCCCGAGCCGGCGCTACCGCTGCGCCGCCGGTGGGAGCAGCGCCGCCGGTGGCGCACCACCCTGCGCTGGCTGCTCGTCCTCGGGCTGCCCTACGCGCTCAGCCTCGCCGTCGACCCGCTGCGCGTCGTCCCCGACGAGACGGTGCGCTGGCTGCGCGGGGGCGAGCACGCCGGGGACCTCGCGACCGGGGCGGCGGTGCTCGGGGTCGGGCTGGCTTTCTACCTCGTCGGCACGGCGCTCGCGCTCACGTGGCACCGCGTCCGCGGTGTGCGCCTCAGCCCGCGGTGAGCTCCTTCTTGAACCCGACGTGCGAGGCGACGTACCCGAGCCGCTCGTAGAACCGGTGGGCGTCCGTACGGCGCACGTCGGTCGTCAGCTGCACCAGCGTCGCCCCTCGGGCGAGCGCCCACCGCTCGGCCCAGCCCAGCAGGGCGCCGCCGAGCCCGCCGCCGCGCCGGTCGGGCGCGACCCGGACGGCCTCGACGACCACCCGTGTCGTCCCGCGCCGCGAGAGGCCGGGGACGACGGTGAGCTGCAGCGTGGCGGCCAGGCCGCCGTCGGGGTCGTGGACGACGACGAGCTGGTGGGCGGGGTCCGCGTCGACCCGCTCGAACGCCAGCAGGTACGGCGCGAGGTCGTCCGGGCTCTCCCGGCCGGCCGCGACGGCGTCGTCGTGCAGGAGGGCCACGATCCCCGCGACGTCGTCGCGGCTCGCCCGGTCGACGGTGAA includes these proteins:
- a CDS encoding TetR/AcrR family transcriptional regulator translates to MPGPASAPPPTARRADARRNADALVQAAASVFVERGVDAPVREVAARAGVGVGTIYRHFPTRAELVVAVYRHQVDELVDRAAAAPDPGASPADTLRAWVHAFAGFLVTKHGLAGALHADDESSAALHALVTDRLVPAFAALLDAAVEAGEARAPLEPAVLLRAIGNLCIGADPQGPVGGYDAHAVVDVLLDGLRRR
- a CDS encoding aldo/keto reductase gives rise to the protein MQYRTLGRTGVQASSLSLGAMNFGALGHVDQDAATDLVRTALDAGVTVVDTADVYGRGESEEIVGRALAGRRHEVLLATKAGLPVDDDRRHRGASRRWLTDAVDASLRRLGTDHVDLFQVHRWDPTTSDEETLAALTDLQRAGKIGLFGSSSYPAYRIVEAQWAARTHHLRPFVTEQLHYSMLNRGAEADVLPVTDGYGLGVLVWSPLSSGWLSGAVRRGEAVGTNRAGFMPARFDLSTPANRARLDAVEQLEGIAREAGLTLIQLALGFVTAHPAVTSAVIGPRTPEHLRSQLAAADVVLTDDVLDAVDEVVAPGVDLSPGDHNDARPSVTQAPLRRRRDVAA
- a CDS encoding alpha/beta fold hydrolase; the encoded protein is MDVVLVPGLWLTGDCWSEVVPVLEAAGHRAHPVTLPGTGSADPGSVTLQDCVDTVLGAAPGDGPLVLVGHSAAGGVVWAAADQAVDRAHAVVLVAAFPAPDGEPIMGMAVTDGALPPPDLASSFDEAELRDTDVPALQARLVASPGCFSTDPVHLTDDRRNDLPVTVVSTEYDTAQLQAWVAAGEQPVAEFPRLHNATYVDLPTGHWPQLTRPAELGELLVAAADGSATQ
- a CDS encoding helix-turn-helix transcriptional regulator, whose amino-acid sequence is MSVGAALDTSPTSRALLALELLQSSPGISAQRLADRLGVTERAVRRYIGILREAGIPVESERGPYGGYRVGRGVRLPPLVFSSQEALGLVMAVLDGQHAAADADDPVGSALAKITRALPEAVAAQAELVRQAAAAAPRDHAVRPDLTTTADVVRACTEHRRLRLTYRSEAGREWTLEVEPWAVVVRYARWYLLCRTLPRPDRGDRGKGDAAVRAYRVDRMRDVVRLPQPVLVPDDLDPVALLEEHLAQGWEYDVRVRVAAAPDRVESCLPRGFGRITADGDGTLLVASTSNPHWYAQMLAGLEASYEVLGGPELQGAVRALGERALAAAGS
- a CDS encoding GNAT family N-acetyltransferase; the encoded protein is MAHPSPPDRLEVAGTTFTVDRASRDDVAGIVALLHDDAVAAGRESPDDLAPYLLAFERVDADPAHQLVVVHDPDGGLAATLQLTVVPGLSRRGTTRVVVEAVRVAPDRRGGGLGGALLGWAERWALARGATLVQLTTDVRRTDAHRFYERLGYVASHVGFKKELTAG
- a CDS encoding DinB family protein gives rise to the protein MSEPREFHSEDLTGTRFVRSRMPGAFFHELRMPGTTFHDVDLSGSTFRSVGLVDVRVVGSHLKGLSLDGEVEGPLLVNGIDVTPYVDAQLEERHPERALLRPQDAAGFRRAWDVIEQDVWAPTIERARRIAATDPDRLHASVGGEWSFTQTLRHLDFALDCWVSRVLMGIPLPWHDLDLPWDEAEPVEGMPWDKEARPDLETVLANRAEHHAVMRAVLDDLTDEQLAGETTPVDGPGHPEARAYPVRMVLQVVLDEEWWHHRFAVRDLDALEPSPGPSAS